AAACTAATCCAAATATTTGAGGTATTTTTATTTTTACATCTTTTTTCTTTCTTTGAGCTACTTCATATATAGTTTTTACTTCATCTAATCTTTTTATTTTATGACCTCCAAAGAAATCAGCTATATTAACTTTTCCTTTAAAGAACATTCTTATTCCAAATGGTGCTCTTTTTAATGCTCCGAGTATTCCTTCTTGTCTCATTGGTAAAAGCATCTCATTTAATAATCCTCTATTTACTATATCCTGTTCAAATATTGTTGCGTGTATTTCTCCCGGTGTTTTATAACCTTCTTCTGCTGCAATTATTCTTGTTCTGATGATATTTTCATAAGGTTGAACTTCCTTAGGACATCTTGTGGTGCATTCCATACATCTTACACACCATTCAAGATTATAATCTTTCAATACTTCTTCAAGTCTTTCTTTTTTAGCTCCATCTCTTGAATCTGCAATAAATCTATATGCTTTTGATATTACCATAGGCCCAAGGAAATCTTTATTTGCTTTTAATGCATTACAATCTGACATACAGCTATTACATAATATACAATCTGATGCAAAATCTATTTTATTATGCTCATATTCTGATTGTCTGTATTCTTTGCCATCTGGTGGTGGTGGTTCTTTTGGAATAAACCAAGGTTTAATTCTTTTCATTTTATCTATAACCCAGTCCATATCGTATATAAGGTCTTTAAGAGGTTTGATATTTCCAACCGGTTCAACAACAATTGTATCTGTTTGATATTTTTCAAGAAGATGTGTAATTTGAACTTTGCAAGCCAATGCTGCATGTCCGTTTACCCTTACTGCACATGAGCCACAGATTGCTGCCCTACAGTTGTATCTGAAAGATATTGTAGGGTCTTGCTCTTCCTTTGCTTTAAATAAAGCTGCAAGAAGTGTCATACCTTTTTCTACCGGTAATTTGTAAGTTTTGTAATATGGCTGGCTGTCTTTTGTAGGGTCATACCTGAAAACTTTTAAATTGAAAAATTCCATCTTTACCCACCTCTCTAAAAATTCATTACAATATATTTAATCATATTTTTTATAAAAATCAAACATTGTTTTATATCAATTTAACATAAAAAATTTTCATTTGTTGTATAATAAAATTTAAATATACCAAAAAGGAGTTGGAAGATGGAAGCAAAGATTTATGCAGAAAGTTTGGCAAAAAAGGCAAAATCTACCGTTAGAAAATTAAGTTCATTAAAAACAGATATAAAAAATAAAGTTCTTTTAAAAACAGCAGAGCTACTTATAGCTTATAAAGATAAGATAATAGAAGAAAATAAAAAAGATTTGGCAGATGCAGAGAAAAAGGGTTATTCAAAAGCATTACTTGATAGATTAGCCCTTGATGATAAAAGAATAAATCAGATGGTGCAGGTATTAAAAGATGTAGAATCATTACCTGACCCTGTTGGAGAAATTATATCAATGTGGACAAGACCAAACGGTTTAAAAGTTGGACAGATGAGAGTTCCACTTGGAGTTATCCTTATAATATATGAAGCAAGACCAAATGTAACAATAGAGGCAGCTTCCTTATGCATTAAATCATCAAATGCAGTAATTTTAAAAGGTGGTAGCGAAACAATTAATTCTAACAGAATATTAGTTGATATTATAAAAGAAGCTTCAAGAGAATGCGGATTTCCGGAAGATGCAGTTATGTTTGTTGATTCTACAGATAAAGAAGTAGTTACGGAGCTTTTAAAATTGGATAATCTTATAGATGTTGTTATACCAAGAGGTGGAGAAAATTTAATAAGAGCAGTAGCAGAAAATTCAAGAATACCGGTTATAAAACATTATAAAGGTGTATGTAATCTTTATATTGATGATGAAGCAGATATGGAAAAAGCATTAAATATTGCATATAATGCAAAAGTTCAAAGACCTTCTGTTTGCAATGCTATAGAAAATCTTGTAGTTCATAAAGATATTGCTAAGGAATTTTTACCGAAAATAGGATACTATTATAAAAAAGCCGGTGTAGAAATGAGATGCGATGAAATAAGCTATCAGATATTAAAAGACCATCCATTAACAAATGATGCAAAAATTATACCGGCAAAAGAAGAAGATTATTATGAAGAGTTTTTAGATTTAATCATTGCAATAAAAGTTGTAAATAATATAGATGAAGCCATAGAGTTTATAGAAAAGTATGGTTCTCACCATTCAGATGCAATAGTTACCGAAAACTATACAAAAGGTATGAAATTTATAAATGAAGTAGACAGTGCAGCAGTTTATATAAATGCTTCAACAAGATTTACAGATGGAAATGAGTTTGGTCTCGGTGCAGAAATGGGAATATCAACAGATAAAATCCATGCAAGAGGCCCAATGGGATTAAAAGAGCTAACCATTCCTAAATTTATAGTATTTGGAAATGGACAACTAAGAGAAAATGTAGGAATACCAAAAGAAGAAGAAGAGATAAATATAGATACCGAGGCTTGTAAATTATGAAATCTATCTTAGAGTTTTATAAAGCAAAGAAAGAAAATAGGAAAATATCCGTAATATCTACTTATGATTATTGGTCAGCAAAATTATGTGAAGAAGCCGGAATAGATGCAATCTTAGTTGGTGATTCTCTTGGTATGGTTATTCAGGGTAAAGATACAACCATTCCGGTAACCTTAGATGAAATGATTTATCATACCAAGGCAGTAAGAAGGGGAGCACCAAACACATTCATAATAGTAGATATGCCATTTTTAAGTTATCATATCTCTGTAGAAGATACCATAAAAAATGCAGGAAAAATAATTAAAGAAACCGGAGCAAATGCAGTTAAACTTGAAGGCGGGGAAGCTATTGCAGATATTGTTTATAAACTGACATCTCTTGGTATTCCGGTTATGGGACATCTTGGACTTACACCACAATTTATAAACATACTTGGTGGATATAAAGTTCAGGGAAAAACAGAAGAATCTGCAGAAAAGATAAAAAAAGAAGCAAAGATATTAGAAGAAGCCGGAGTTTTCTCTATTGTTTTAGAAGCAGTTCCTTCAAAATTAGCAAAAGAAATAACAGATATGTTATCAATACCAACCATAGGAATAGGAGCCGGAAAAGATACAGACGGACAGGTTCTTGTTTTTCATGATTTAATAGGCATCTTTGAAAAAACACCTAAATTTGTAAAAAGATACTTAGAAGCCGGAAATTTAATAAAAAATGCTTTAAAACAGTTTGATAAAGAAGTAAAAGAAAAGCACTTTCCATCAGGAGAACATAGTTATCTATGAAAATATCCAATATATTAGAAGATGCAACAGATATACTAAAAAAAGGTGGCATTGCAGTAATAAAAACAGACACATTATACGGCATTATAGCAGATGCAACAAATAAAGAAGCCGTAGAAAGAATATATCAAATTAAAAAAAGAGAGAAAGATAAGCCTTTTATAATACTTATTCCAGATATTTCTTTTATAAAACAATTTGGAATAAATATATCGGAAAAAGAAAAAGAGATATTAAATGAAAAAGGAATAACGGTAAAAATTGATTTACCAAAAGAAAAGTTAAAAGACCTAAAATATCTTCATAGAGGTAAAAATTCTTTAGCTTTTAGAATACCGGATAAAGAAGATTTGATAGAGTTTTTATATAAACTGGAAAAACCAGTAGTTGCACCAAGTGCCAATATATCAGGAGAAGAGCCGGCAACAACCATAGAAGAAGCAATAAAAAGCCTCGGAGAGAATATAGATATTTATATAGACCAAGGAAAATCTAATACATTGCCATCAACTATTGTAAAAGTAAAACAAAATGGTAAAATAGAAATATTAAGACAAGGAAATAAAGAGATTAAATTAAATGAAAATAAAAGAAAGCTATGAAAGGATAAAAAATAATTTTCAACTTTCACCGGTTCAGATTGTTTTAATATCATATATTGCCCTTATTCTAATAGGTAGCATTTTATTAAAATTACCAATTTCTACAACTAAGGATATATCATTTTTAGATGCTTTATTTACTGCAACATCTGCCACTACCGTAACAGGATTAATTGTTTTAGATACACCAAAAGATTTTACATTTTTTGGGCAAATTATTATTTTATTACTTATCCAAATTGGTGGTCTTGGATATATGACGATGACAACATTTTTCTTATTAATGCTTAGAAAAAAAGCTTCTATAAAAGAAAGAATGATATTAGCAGAATCGTTAAATTATCCGGGAATTGCTGGAGTGGTAAGATTTTTAAAAAGAGTTTTTTCAATTGTAATTATTATTGAAATAATAGGAGCTTTTGCACTACTGATAGATTTTATAAAAGAATATCCTTTAGAAAAGGCTGTTTATCTTAGTATTTTTCATTCTATATCTGCATTTAATAATGCCGG
This DNA window, taken from Venenivibrio stagnispumantis, encodes the following:
- a CDS encoding succinate dehydrogenase/fumarate reductase iron-sulfur subunit, whose translation is MEFFNLKVFRYDPTKDSQPYYKTYKLPVEKGMTLLAALFKAKEEQDPTISFRYNCRAAICGSCAVRVNGHAALACKVQITHLLEKYQTDTIVVEPVGNIKPLKDLIYDMDWVIDKMKRIKPWFIPKEPPPPDGKEYRQSEYEHNKIDFASDCILCNSCMSDCNALKANKDFLGPMVISKAYRFIADSRDGAKKERLEEVLKDYNLEWCVRCMECTTRCPKEVQPYENIIRTRIIAAEEGYKTPGEIHATIFEQDIVNRGLLNEMLLPMRQEGILGALKRAPFGIRMFFKGKVNIADFFGGHKIKRLDEVKTIYEVAQRKKKDVKIKIPQIFGLVYESKRKAKQQGGNQS
- a CDS encoding glutamate-5-semialdehyde dehydrogenase, translated to MEAKIYAESLAKKAKSTVRKLSSLKTDIKNKVLLKTAELLIAYKDKIIEENKKDLADAEKKGYSKALLDRLALDDKRINQMVQVLKDVESLPDPVGEIISMWTRPNGLKVGQMRVPLGVILIIYEARPNVTIEAASLCIKSSNAVILKGGSETINSNRILVDIIKEASRECGFPEDAVMFVDSTDKEVVTELLKLDNLIDVVIPRGGENLIRAVAENSRIPVIKHYKGVCNLYIDDEADMEKALNIAYNAKVQRPSVCNAIENLVVHKDIAKEFLPKIGYYYKKAGVEMRCDEISYQILKDHPLTNDAKIIPAKEEDYYEEFLDLIIAIKVVNNIDEAIEFIEKYGSHHSDAIVTENYTKGMKFINEVDSAAVYINASTRFTDGNEFGLGAEMGISTDKIHARGPMGLKELTIPKFIVFGNGQLRENVGIPKEEEEINIDTEACKL
- the panB gene encoding 3-methyl-2-oxobutanoate hydroxymethyltransferase, yielding MKSILEFYKAKKENRKISVISTYDYWSAKLCEEAGIDAILVGDSLGMVIQGKDTTIPVTLDEMIYHTKAVRRGAPNTFIIVDMPFLSYHISVEDTIKNAGKIIKETGANAVKLEGGEAIADIVYKLTSLGIPVMGHLGLTPQFINILGGYKVQGKTEESAEKIKKEAKILEEAGVFSIVLEAVPSKLAKEITDMLSIPTIGIGAGKDTDGQVLVFHDLIGIFEKTPKFVKRYLEAGNLIKNALKQFDKEVKEKHFPSGEHSYL
- a CDS encoding L-threonylcarbamoyladenylate synthase; this translates as MKISNILEDATDILKKGGIAVIKTDTLYGIIADATNKEAVERIYQIKKREKDKPFIILIPDISFIKQFGINISEKEKEILNEKGITVKIDLPKEKLKDLKYLHRGKNSLAFRIPDKEDLIEFLYKLEKPVVAPSANISGEEPATTIEEAIKSLGENIDIYIDQGKSNTLPSTIVKVKQNGKIEILRQGNKEIKLNENKRKL